GAAAACTCTTTTTCCATGGCTTCTATTGCCTTTTTCATTTCATCTTCTACTTCCTGATAAATCTTTTTTTCTAACTCCATTCTATCCCTCCTTTATATGCGTTCCCACACCGCCTTTTAATACAGCTTTAACCAAATTGCCTTTTGTCTTCACATTAAACAATACTATAGGCATTTTAAACTCCCTACAGAGAGATACGGCAGTTGAGTCTATTGCTCTTAAATTTTTTACAAGAAATTCAGTATAAGATATGGAAGTATATTTATGGGCATTATTGGTCTTTGCTGGGTCAGCAGAATAAATTGCATCAACTTTAGTCGCCTTAAATATAGCATCTGCTTTTATTTCTATTGCTCGTAATGCTGCAGTAGTGTCCGTGGTAAAAAAGGGAAGACCTGTTCCTCCCGCAAATATAACAATTCTTCCTTTTTCAAAATGCGCTAGCGCTTTTGCAAGAATGTATGGTTCTGCAACTTGCATAAGGCTTAACGACGACATAACTCTCGCATCAATTCCATTTTTTAAAAGCGCATTTTGAAGCGCAAGAGCGTTAATAACAGTGGCAAGCATGCCCATATAGTCAGCAGTGGTTCTATCTATATGAAGCTCCTTGCTTTCTGATCCTCTAAAGATATTGCCACCACCTATTACAATTCCAACTTCTACACCGTCTGCCTTTAGTGTCTTTACTTGATCAGCAATCTCCTCTAATACTTTAACATCAATGCCAAATGCCTTTTTCCCAAGAAGAGCCTCTCCGCTAAGTTTTAAAAGAATCCTTTTATAATGTGCCAATTATACCTCCCCTATTTTAAAGCGAACAAACCTCCCAATTAAAATATTTTCACCAAACTTGGCTATATGTTCCTTAATAAGATCAGCTATAACGATCTTTTCGTTTCTTATATACGGAAGTTCAAGAAGACAATGTTTTTTGTAAAATGACTCGACCTTGCCAGCTATTATTTTTTCAA
The sequence above is a segment of the Caldisericota bacterium genome. Coding sequences within it:
- the pyrH gene encoding UMP kinase, which produces MAHYKRILLKLSGEALLGKKAFGIDVKVLEEIADQVKTLKADGVEVGIVIGGGNIFRGSESKELHIDRTTADYMGMLATVINALALQNALLKNGIDARVMSSLSLMQVAEPYILAKALAHFEKGRIVIFAGGTGLPFFTTDTTAALRAIEIKADAIFKATKVDAIYSADPAKTNNAHKYTSISYTEFLVKNLRAIDSTAVSLCREFKMPIVLFNVKTKGNLVKAVLKGGVGTHIKEG